A window of Citrus sinensis cultivar Valencia sweet orange chromosome 7, DVS_A1.0, whole genome shotgun sequence contains these coding sequences:
- the LOC102613401 gene encoding probable disease resistance protein At5g63020 isoform X1 has protein sequence MCSIFQITCDGALFNRCLDCFLGKAAYIRNLQDNLDALGTELGNLIARKNDLMRRVVDAERQQMRRLDGVQVWVSRVDSVKTEADQFIRDGSREIEKLCVGGYCSKNCMSSYKFGKKVAKKLRDVRTLISEGVFEVVADRAPESVADERPTERTVVGLQSQLEQVWRCLVEESAGIIGLYGMGGVGKTTLLTHINNKFLESPTNFDCAIWVVVSKDLRLEKIQEDIGKKIGLVGDSWKSKSVEEKAVDIFRSLREKRFVLLLDDIWERVDLTKVGIPLPGPKNTTSKVVFTTRFIDVCGSMEVDRKFQVACLSEKDAWELFREKVGEETLQSHHDIDELAQIVVKECGGLPLALITIGRAMAYRKKAEQWRRAIEELRRSASEFAGLGKEVYPLLKFSYDSLQNDTVRSCFLYCCLYPEDYGILKWDLIDCWFGEGFFGESDRSGAENQGYDILDTLVRACLLEEVEDDEVKMHDVIRDMAIWITCEIEKEKRNFLVRAGAGLKDAPGVKGWENVRRLSLMQNQIETLAEVPTCPHLHTLFLDFNRGLDMIADGFFQFMPSLKVLKMSNCSNLKLPVGMSELGSSLELLDISENSTRELPEELKKLVNLKCLNLRWTEHLNKIPRQLISNSSRLRVLRMFATGRFNFHEAPEDSVLFGGGEVLIQELLGLKYLEVLELTLGSYHALQILLSSNKLKSCIRSLYLELTGDTTSIIDATAFADLNHLNELRIDNGIELEELKIDYTEIVRKRREPFVFRSLQRVTIAECHKLKDVTFLVFAPNLKSLRLFYCGAMEEIISVGKFAETPEMMGHISPFENLQMLDLQGLPHLKSIFWKPLPFTHLKEMEVLRCDRLEKLPLDSNSAKERKFVIRGEEDWWNRLQWEDEATQIAFRSCFKNWQRILRHQFERIY, from the exons CTTGGGCACTGAATTGGGAAATCTGATCGCTAGAAAGAACGATCTGATGAGGAGGGTTGTCGATGCTGAACGGCAACAAATGAGAAGGCTGGACGGAGTGCAAGTGTGGGTTTCGAGGGTGGATTCTGTTAAAACTGAAGCTGATCAATTTATAAGAGACGGCTCTcgagaaattgaaaaattatgtgTTGGAGGCTACTGTTCCAAGAATTGCATGTCAAGCTACAAGTTCGGGAAAAAAGTGGCTAAAAAGCTACGGGATGTGCGGACTTTAATCAGTGAAGGAGTTTTTGAGGTGGTGGCTGACAGAGCTCCAGAGTCTGTAGCAGATGAAAGACCTACTGAGCGAACAGTAGTAGGCTTGCAATCACAACTTGAACAAGTCTGGAGATGTCTTGTAGAAGAATCAGCGGGAATCATTGGCCTATATGGTATGGGCGGTGTTGGTAAAACTACACTACTGACCCATATCAACAATAAATTTCTCGAGAGTCCAACCAACTTTGATTGTGCGATTTGGGTTGTAGTTTCAAAAGACCTGCGACTcgaaaaaattcaagaagatATTGGGAAAAAGATAGGTTTGGTTGGTGATTCATGGAAGAGTAAAAGTGTAGAGGAGAAAGCTGTCGACATCTTCCGGAGTTTAAGAGAGAAGAGATTTGTATTGTTGTTAGATGATATATGGGAGCGGGTTGATTTAACAAAGGTGGGCATTCCACTTCCCGGACCAAAAAATACTACCTCAAAAGTCGTATTCACAACCCGTTTCATCGATGTTTGTGGTAGCATGGAAGTTGACAGGAAGTTTCAAGTAGCATGCTTATCAGAAAAGGATGCTTGGGAACTGTTTCGAGAAAAAGTTGGGGAGGAAACTCTTCAGAGTCATCATGATATCGATGAGCTAGCCCAAATTGTGGTCAAAGAGTGTGGTGGTTTGCCACTCGCACTTATTACTATTGGTCGAGCTATGGCCTACAGAAAGAAAGCGGAGCAGTGGAGACGTGCAATTGAAGAGTTAAGGAGATCAGCTTCAGAGTTTGCAGGTTTGGGAAAAGAGGTTTATCCTCTTTTAAAATTCAGCTATGATAGTTTGCAGAATGATACGGTTAGATCTTGTTTCTTGTACTGTTGTTTATATCCTGAAGATTATGGCATTCTTAAATGGGACTTGATTGATTGTTGGTTTGGCGAGGGATTTTTTGGGGAATCTGACAGGTCTGGTGCAGAAAACCAAGGATATGACATTTTGGACACTCTTGTTCGTGCGTGTTTATTAGAAGAGGTGGAAGATGATGAAGTAAAAATGCATGACGTTATTCGTGATATGGCTATATGGATAACTTGTGAAATTGAGAAGGAGAAGAGAAACTTTTTGGTTCGTGCAGGTGCTGGATTAAAAGATGCACCGGGTGTTAAAGGATGGGAAAATGTGAGAAGATTGTCATTGATGCAAAACCAAATTGAAACTCTGGCAGAGGTTCCCACATGCCCTCATCTCCATACTCTATTTCTTGACTTTAATAGGGGGTTGGATATGATCGCGGATGGCTTCTTTCAATTTATGCCTTCTCTCAAAGTTTTGAAGATGTCAAACTGTTCGAATTTGAAATTACCTGTTGGGATGTCAGAGTTGGGTTCATCACTAGAACTTCTTGATATTTCAGAAAACAGCACAAGAGAGTTACCGGAAGAGTTAAAGAAGTTGGTAAATctgaaatgtttgaatttgaggTGGACAGagcatttaaataaaattccacGGCAACTAATATCAAATTCTTCAAGGTTACGTGTGTTGAGAATGTTCGCTACTGGCCGGTTCAATTTTCATGAAGCACCAGAAGACAGCGTTTTATTTGGTGGGGGTGAAGTTTTGATACAGGAATTGCtcggtttgaaatatttagagGTATTGGAGTTGACCTTGGGAAGTTATCATGCTCTCCAAATTCTTTTGAGctcaaataagttaaaaagttgTATTCGATCTCTTTACCTCGAGTTGACCGGAGATACAACGTCAATTATTGATGCTACGGCTTTCGCAGATCTAAACCACCTCAATGAATTACGGATTGATAATGGTATTGAGTTGGAAGAGTTGAAGATTGATTATACGGAGATAGTACGAAAAAGGCGGGAACCTTTTGTTTTCCGCAGCCTTCAACGTGTTACCATAGCGGAGTGCCATAAATTGAAAGATGTGACATTCCTCGTTTTTGCTCCAAACCTCAAGTCTCTTCGGCTATTCTATTGCGGTGCTATGGAAGAAATAATCAGCGTCGGAAAATTTGCTGAGACTCCTGAGATGATGGGACATATAAGCCCTTTTGAAAATCTCCAAATGCTTGATTTACAAGGTTTGCCACATTTGAAGAGCATCTTCTGGAAGCCATTGCCTTTCACTCATCTGAAAGAAATGGAGGTACTTAGGTGCGATCGGCTTGAAAAGCTTCCACTCGATTCCAACAGTGCAAAGGAGCGCAAATTTGTTATTCGTGGAGAAGAAGACTGGTGGAACCGACTTCAATGGGAGGATGAAGCCACTCAAATTGCTTTTCGTTCCTGTTTTAAAA ACTGGCAGCGGATCCTGCGGCACCAATTTGAGAGAATATACTGA
- the LOC102613401 gene encoding probable disease resistance protein At5g63020 isoform X2 produces MRRLDGVQVWVSSVDAVKTGADELITDGSEEIGKLCVGGYCSKNCRSSYNFGKQVAKKLRDVETLIAEGVFEAVATEVVADRAPESVADERPTERTVVGLQSQLEQVWRCLVEESAGIIGLYGMGGVGKTTLLTHINNKFLESPTNFDCAIWVVVSKDLRLEKIQEDIGKKIGLVGDSWKSKSVEEKAVDIFRSLREKRFVLLLDDIWERVDLTKVGIPLPGPKNTTSKVVFTTRFIDVCGSMEVDRKFQVACLSEKDAWELFREKVGEETLQSHHDIDELAQIVVKECGGLPLALITIGRAMAYRKKAEQWRRAIEELRRSASEFAGLGKEVYPLLKFSYDSLQNDTVRSCFLYCCLYPEDYGILKWDLIDCWFGEGFFGESDRSGAENQGYDILDTLVRACLLEEVEDDEVKMHDVIRDMAIWITCEIEKEKRNFLVRAGAGLKDAPGVKGWENVRRLSLMQNQIETLAEVPTCPHLHTLFLDFNRGLDMIADGFFQFMPSLKVLKMSNCSNLKLPVGMSELGSSLELLDISENSTRELPEELKKLVNLKCLNLRWTEHLNKIPRQLISNSSRLRVLRMFATGRFNFHEAPEDSVLFGGGEVLIQELLGLKYLEVLELTLGSYHALQILLSSNKLKSCIRSLYLELTGDTTSIIDATAFADLNHLNELRIDNGIELEELKIDYTEIVRKRREPFVFRSLQRVTIAECHKLKDVTFLVFAPNLKSLRLFYCGAMEEIISVGKFAETPEMMGHISPFENLQMLDLQGLPHLKSIFWKPLPFTHLKEMEVLRCDRLEKLPLDSNSAKERKFVIRGEEDWWNRLQWEDEATQIAFRSCFKNWQRILRHQFERIY; encoded by the exons GTGGTGGCTGACAGAGCTCCAGAGTCTGTAGCAGATGAAAGACCTACTGAGCGAACAGTAGTAGGCTTGCAATCACAACTTGAACAAGTCTGGAGATGTCTTGTAGAAGAATCAGCGGGAATCATTGGCCTATATGGTATGGGCGGTGTTGGTAAAACTACACTACTGACCCATATCAACAATAAATTTCTCGAGAGTCCAACCAACTTTGATTGTGCGATTTGGGTTGTAGTTTCAAAAGACCTGCGACTcgaaaaaattcaagaagatATTGGGAAAAAGATAGGTTTGGTTGGTGATTCATGGAAGAGTAAAAGTGTAGAGGAGAAAGCTGTCGACATCTTCCGGAGTTTAAGAGAGAAGAGATTTGTATTGTTGTTAGATGATATATGGGAGCGGGTTGATTTAACAAAGGTGGGCATTCCACTTCCCGGACCAAAAAATACTACCTCAAAAGTCGTATTCACAACCCGTTTCATCGATGTTTGTGGTAGCATGGAAGTTGACAGGAAGTTTCAAGTAGCATGCTTATCAGAAAAGGATGCTTGGGAACTGTTTCGAGAAAAAGTTGGGGAGGAAACTCTTCAGAGTCATCATGATATCGATGAGCTAGCCCAAATTGTGGTCAAAGAGTGTGGTGGTTTGCCACTCGCACTTATTACTATTGGTCGAGCTATGGCCTACAGAAAGAAAGCGGAGCAGTGGAGACGTGCAATTGAAGAGTTAAGGAGATCAGCTTCAGAGTTTGCAGGTTTGGGAAAAGAGGTTTATCCTCTTTTAAAATTCAGCTATGATAGTTTGCAGAATGATACGGTTAGATCTTGTTTCTTGTACTGTTGTTTATATCCTGAAGATTATGGCATTCTTAAATGGGACTTGATTGATTGTTGGTTTGGCGAGGGATTTTTTGGGGAATCTGACAGGTCTGGTGCAGAAAACCAAGGATATGACATTTTGGACACTCTTGTTCGTGCGTGTTTATTAGAAGAGGTGGAAGATGATGAAGTAAAAATGCATGACGTTATTCGTGATATGGCTATATGGATAACTTGTGAAATTGAGAAGGAGAAGAGAAACTTTTTGGTTCGTGCAGGTGCTGGATTAAAAGATGCACCGGGTGTTAAAGGATGGGAAAATGTGAGAAGATTGTCATTGATGCAAAACCAAATTGAAACTCTGGCAGAGGTTCCCACATGCCCTCATCTCCATACTCTATTTCTTGACTTTAATAGGGGGTTGGATATGATCGCGGATGGCTTCTTTCAATTTATGCCTTCTCTCAAAGTTTTGAAGATGTCAAACTGTTCGAATTTGAAATTACCTGTTGGGATGTCAGAGTTGGGTTCATCACTAGAACTTCTTGATATTTCAGAAAACAGCACAAGAGAGTTACCGGAAGAGTTAAAGAAGTTGGTAAATctgaaatgtttgaatttgaggTGGACAGagcatttaaataaaattccacGGCAACTAATATCAAATTCTTCAAGGTTACGTGTGTTGAGAATGTTCGCTACTGGCCGGTTCAATTTTCATGAAGCACCAGAAGACAGCGTTTTATTTGGTGGGGGTGAAGTTTTGATACAGGAATTGCtcggtttgaaatatttagagGTATTGGAGTTGACCTTGGGAAGTTATCATGCTCTCCAAATTCTTTTGAGctcaaataagttaaaaagttgTATTCGATCTCTTTACCTCGAGTTGACCGGAGATACAACGTCAATTATTGATGCTACGGCTTTCGCAGATCTAAACCACCTCAATGAATTACGGATTGATAATGGTATTGAGTTGGAAGAGTTGAAGATTGATTATACGGAGATAGTACGAAAAAGGCGGGAACCTTTTGTTTTCCGCAGCCTTCAACGTGTTACCATAGCGGAGTGCCATAAATTGAAAGATGTGACATTCCTCGTTTTTGCTCCAAACCTCAAGTCTCTTCGGCTATTCTATTGCGGTGCTATGGAAGAAATAATCAGCGTCGGAAAATTTGCTGAGACTCCTGAGATGATGGGACATATAAGCCCTTTTGAAAATCTCCAAATGCTTGATTTACAAGGTTTGCCACATTTGAAGAGCATCTTCTGGAAGCCATTGCCTTTCACTCATCTGAAAGAAATGGAGGTACTTAGGTGCGATCGGCTTGAAAAGCTTCCACTCGATTCCAACAGTGCAAAGGAGCGCAAATTTGTTATTCGTGGAGAAGAAGACTGGTGGAACCGACTTCAATGGGAGGATGAAGCCACTCAAATTGCTTTTCGTTCCTGTTTTAAAA ACTGGCAGCGGATCCTGCGGCACCAATTTGAGAGAATATACTGA